A single window of Osmia bicornis bicornis chromosome 14, iOsmBic2.1, whole genome shotgun sequence DNA harbors:
- the LOC114872753 gene encoding protein AF-9, whose translation MAIRITLECGHASMLRMRTTPQGYTHDWEVFVRGIDNAEIHHYVEKVVFQLHETFSKPKRVLKEPPFVIKESGYAGFVIPIHIYLKNKEEGSKKIEIFYDLNLQPSGPAITNVIRHTEIINNPSDEFRRKLLKGGGVIVSSSENSIEKNESKTPATLGKPKLSGSDSKKHKNAESKMSNSFAELFGTPLKPTKVSQEAKKPTQAEKSSASKSLVTPEKSDKVDKPKLKDSPHKDSKKEKVDDKKDKKIRDPSKEKNRSKEKSKRPSSPTNKSHSSPSNKRPPSPPPVSLKRPPSPSLPPAKRPTSPKPKEKEPKKLTVEKEKDKNKEKDKSKDSSKNVADSSKSEKKRDKKKHKEDRDKERKDKYKEGERSASKEAVKLNEKKSDKPEKSEKSEKEKSQEYKSAKDGRKSPKPPKENEKPKEEKVLKAEKSEKPEKSDKTKDGKSEKDRQKHKHKKRDKKDKRDSSKDREKKEKRERIKSSTEKQNNVPNLLQEIPERDSSDSAPSVDDDSFTESKLVPSVKKEVENQTVSTPPTEMAKPLSLTMPADIKKEKVERIKKEKPKGSKGEEKETRKRKRRSESKGDDDHVVKREKDRGHSTSPPLEPVSSSQSPVVVDQETVHLTKDKDDRNATEPMVEKSAEMEAEQVAPDSTNSTLVESDMGEPPVFSEDYVSQLKDLQQKIMTLQDNQELQRVVQVIAETGQYEITKKTFDFDLCALDRRTVQRLQQFFAS comes from the exons ATGGCAATTCGCATTACATTAGAATGTGGGCACGCATCCATGTTACGCATGCGTACCACTCCTCAGGGTTACACTCATGATTGGGAAGTGTTTGTGAGGGGTATTGATAATGCTGAGATTCACCACTATGTTGAAAAAG TGGTTTTTCAATTACATGAAACATTCTCAAAACCAAAGAGGGTCTTAAAAGAACCACCATTTGTGATAAAAGAATCTGGATATGCTGGTTTTGTAATTCcaattcatatttatttaaaaaacaaggAAGAAGGTAgcaaaaagatagaaattttttatGATCTTAACTTACAACCAAGTGGTCCTGCTATCACAAATGTTATAAGGCAtactgaaataattaataatcccTCTGATGAATTCAGGAGGAAACTATTAAAAGGTGGTGGT GTTATTGTGAGCAGTTCtgaaaattcaattgaaaagaatgaaagCAAAACCCCAGCCACACTTGGTAAACCAAAGTTGAGCGGAAGCGATTCGAAGAAACACAAAAATGCGGAGTCGAAAATGTCGAATTCTTTTGCCGAATTGTTTGGAACCCCGTTGAAACCTACGAAAGTTTCTCAGGAAGCTAAAAAGCCTACGCAGGCCGAAAAATCATCGGCTTCCAAATCGTTAGTTACCCCCGAAAAGTCTGATAAGGTGGACAAGCCTAAGCTTAAGGATAGTCCTCACAAAGATAGTAAAAAAGAGAAGGTAGATGATAAAAAGGACAAGAAGATCAGAGATCCGTCTAAAGAGAAAAATCGTAGTAAAGAGAAATCAAAAAGGCCTTCTAGTCCAACAAATAAAAGTCATTCGAGCCCTTCGAATAAAAGACCCCCATCACCTCCTCCAGTTTCCTTAAAAAGACCTCCCAGTCCTTCTCTTCCTCCGGCGAAGAGGCCGACGTCTCCGAAACCGAAGGAGAAAGAGCCTAAGAAATTAACCgtggagaaagagaaggacaaaaataaagagaaagataAATCGAAAGACAGTTCGAAAAACGTTGCGGACTCTTCGAAGagcgagaagaagagagacaAGAAGAAGCACAAAGAAGATCGCGACAAAGAGCGTAAAGATAAGTATAAAGAAGGTGAACGATCAGCTTCGAAGGAGGCTGTGAAActaaacgaaaagaaaagtgaTAAACCAGAGAAATCGGAGAAATCCGAGAAGGAGAAGAGCCAAGAGTACAAATCGGCGAAGGACGGAAGAAAATCGCCGAAACCTCCGAAGGAGAATGAGAAACCAAAGGAAGAGAAGGTGTTGAAGGCGGAAAAATCGGAGAAGCCTGAGAAGTCTGACAAAACGAAAGATGGCAAGAGCGAGAAGGACAGGCAGAAGCACAAGCATAAGAAGAGGGACAAGAAGGATAAACGAGACAGTAGTAAAGacagagagaaaaaggagaaacgGGAGAGAATAAAATCATCGACTGAAAAACAAAACAATGTGCCTAACTTGTTACAAGAAATACCGGAAAGGGATAGTAGCGACTCGGCGCCATCGGTTGATGACGATTCCTTTACCGAATCGAAGTTAGTGCCTAGCGTTAAAAAAGAGGTAGAAAATCAGACGGTATCTACTCCTCCTACGGAAATGGCTAAACCGTTATCACTCACGATGCCCGCGGACATTAAGAAGGAAAAGGTTGAACGAATCAAGAAGGAAAAACCGAAGGGAAGCAAAGGAGAGGAGAAAGAAACTCGGAAGAGGAAACGAAGAAGCGAAAGTAAAGGAGACGACGATCATGTGGTTAAAAGGGAGAAGGACAGAGGTCATTCTACGTCTCCTCCTTTGGAGCCTGTTTCCTCGAGTCAATCGCCAGTGGTGGTTGACCAGGAAACGGTTCACCTGACCAAGGACAAGGATGATCGCAATGCGACGGAACCAATGGTTGAGAAAAGCGCGGAAATGGAAGCGGAACAAGTGGCTCCGGATTCGACTAACAGTACGCTGGTCGAGTCGGACATGGGTGAACCGCCGGTGTTCTCCGAAGACTATGTGTCTCAATTGAAGGACTTgcaacagaaaataatgacgTTGCAAGATAATCAAGAGCTACAGCGAGTTGTCCAGGTAATCGCGGAGACGGGTCAGTACGAGATCACCAAGAAGACGTTTGATTTTGATCTGTGCGCCCTGGATCGTAGAACAGTGCAACGTCTGCAACAATTCTTCGCGTCGTGA
- the LOC114872730 gene encoding uncharacterized protein LOC114872730 produces the protein MARFYYECNVVLKNSTEDGETIKPYACTPDKYCLYCCCNSQCCLLVQRRPPRHFWEAWYFWLGIALLAVFIISSVSSYIVSNCRHNIQGVPLRHSTHDNRRNDHGNPPGSNQNEISISIIPTSEFFPSHRKMFVVASQPAVNHLTPVVA, from the exons ATGGCACGCTTTTATTACGAGTGTAACGTGGTTCTAAAAAACAGTACCGAAGACGGTGAAACGATTAAACCGTACGCGTGCACTCCAGATAAATATTGCTTGTATTGTTGTTGCAATTCTCAGTGTTGTCTATTGGTACAAAGACGGCCACCACGACACTTTTGGGAAGCCTGGTACTTTTGGCTAGGCATTGCTTTACTCGCTGTTTTCATCATCTCTTCG GTGAGCAGCTATATAGTCAGTAATTGCAGACATAATATTCAAGGTGTACCATTAAGACACAGCACACACGACAATCGACGAAACGATCATGGTAATCCGCCAGGAAGCAACCAGAACGAGATATCGATAAGTATAATCCCGACATCGGAGTTTTTCCCATCGCACAGAAAAATGTTTGTGGTTGCCTCGCAGCCGGCAGTCAATCACCTGA CCCCTGTTGTTGCGTGA
- the LOC114872726 gene encoding splicing factor 3B subunit 4, with protein MAAGPIAERNQDATIYVGGLDDKVTESLMWELFVQSGPVVNVHMPKDRVTQMHQGYGFVEFMGEEDADYAIKIMNMIKLYGKPIRVNKASAHQKNLDVGANIFIGNLDPEVDEKLLYDTFSAFGVILQTPKIMRDPETGNSKGFAFINFASFDASDASIEAMNGQYLCNRPISVSYAFKRDAKGERHGSAAERLLAAQNPLSQADRPHQLFADAPPLAPPPMPNSSAASHQAAHHPQHHVMHHGMVVPPPPPPATPGPPMGHPPPPPVPPPPSSGFPPSSIPPPPLPPMSMATHPPLPPGMPPPLPPMPVPTSQAQQTTPRMMAPPPPHWGVSGPPQGQFPPPPPPSSTGAPPPPQFGQFQPPPPRPPPTWRHPPPPPVSQGGPPPPPPPQFRPPFPPRGPPPPPPPHDSNQY; from the exons ATGGCGGCCGGTCCTATTGCCGAACGTAATCAAG ATGCCACGATATATGTTGGTGGACTGGATGATAAAGTTACAGAGTCCCTCATGTGGGAACTGTTTGTTCAGTCAGGACCAGTGG tcAATGTCCACATGCCTAAAGACAGGGTGACTCAAATGCATCAGGGTTATGGATTTGTTGAGTTCATGGGGGAAGAGGATGCAGATTATGCAATTAAGATAATGAAtatgataaaattatatgGAAAACCTATAAGGGTAAATAAAGCAAGTGCCCATCAGAAGAACTTGGATGTTGGGGCTAACATTTTTATTGGAAATCTTGATCCAGAAGTTGATGAGAAACTATTGTACGATACCTTCAGTGCATTTGGTGTTATACTACAAACCCCAAAG ATAATGAGAGATCCAGAAACGGGAAATTCAAAGGGTTTTGCGTTCATAAATTTCGCCTCCTTTGATGCGTCTGATGCAAGTATAGAAGCCATGAATGGTCAGTACCTGTGTAACAGACCTATTTCCGTATCCTACGCCTTTAAACGCGACGCTAAGGGAGAAAGGCACGGAAGTGCGGCGGAACGATTGTTAGCTGCCCAAAATCCGCTAAGTCAAGCCGACAGACCTCATCAACTGTTCGCCGACGCGCCTCCATTGGCACCACCTCCGATGCCGAATTCAAGCGCGGCTTCTCATCAAGCTGCTCATCATCCCCAGCATCATGTGATGCATCATGGCATGGTGGTACCTCCTCCACCACCCCCGGCAACCCCAGGACCCCCAATGGGTCATCCACCTCCGCCTCCTGTTCCACCACCACCGTCCAGTGGTTTCCCTCCATCAAGTATTCCACCACCTCCCTTGCCTCCAATGTCAATGGCAACTCATCCTCCTTTACCTCCTGGCATGCCACCCCCATTACCACCCATGCCTGTCCCTACATCACAAGCACAACAAACGACCCCGAGAATGATGGCGCCACCACCTCCTCATTGGGGTGTCAGTGGGCCGCCTCAAGGACAGTTCCCACCGCCTCCGCCTCCGTCTTCTACCGGAGCACCTCCGCCCCCACAATTCGGTCAATTTCAACCTCCACCACCGAGGCCACCACCTACCTGGAGGCACCCACCACCACCTCCCGTCTCTCAAGGTGGCCCGCCACCTCCTCCGCCTCCGCAATTTCGACCACCCTTTCCACCGAGAGGtcctcctccacctccaccCCCTCACGATTCGAATCAATATTAA
- the LOC114872758 gene encoding biogenesis of lysosome-related organelles complex 1 subunit 1 has product MLSAIVKEHQSKQAARKERQEQKRKEAVQAASNLTQALVDHLNVGVAQAYLNQKKLDAEAKQLQHSATNFAKQTQCWLNLVEAFSSALKEIGDAENWARSIEGDMRTIATALEYSYKATQEAQGPSAN; this is encoded by the exons atgttGTCTGCAATTGTGAAAGAGCATCAAAGCAAGCAAGCAGCAAGGAAAGAGAGACAAG aacagaaaagaaaggaagctGTTCAAGCTGCAAGTAACTTAACACAGGCTTTGGTTGATCACCTAAATGTAGG AGTAGCCCAAGCATACTTGAATCAAAAGAAATTGGATGCAGAAGCAAAACAATTACAACATAGTGCAACAAATTTTGCAAAACAGACACAGTGTTGGTTGAATTTAGTAGAAGCCTTTTCAAGTGCATTGAAAGAAATTGGTGATGCTGAAAATTGGGCACGTAGCATTGAAGGGGATATGAGGACTATAGCAACTGCTTTAGAATATTCTTATAAGG cAACTCAAGAAGCCCAAGGACCCAGTGCTAACTGA
- the LOC114872739 gene encoding uncharacterized protein LOC114872739, with translation MRFFSRLTRTILSIIKSFVSVESRRDHGMYFDRSVIEPTIRARFFLAFLMLLSSNIESAEGRKCVCTNKVCKEAGLDTCKTRFSCYTELILNGNQEFGKNATKGCTEGATPLLCETKSWVTRSKQTDNVDRSSTGWIRMPWHRLKCCDTHDYCNADHHVNVSTWIDDEEGPFTVEPTLDHADTLSGMSSIQSDQGPIAGGRKSSDHFLQSRVKPLHVAAVVLAIAALISVLAACYVITRFLKANPYTITNME, from the exons ATGAGATTCTTTTCGCGACTAACGCGAACGATTCTTTCCATTATCAAGAGCTTCGTGAGTGTCGAATCGCGTCGAGATCACGGTATGTATTTCGATCGATCGGTTATCGAGCCAACGATCCGCGCGCGTTTCTTCCTGGCCTTCTTGATGCTTCTGTCGAGCAACATCGAGTCAGCCGAAG GGAGAAAATGCGTGTGCACCAACAAGGTATGCAAGGAAGCCGGATTGGATACGTGCAAGACGAGATTCTCTTGTTACACGGAATTGATCCTGAATGGGAATCAGGAATTTGGAAAGAACGCGACGAAAGGATGCACAGA GGGTGCCACGCCATTGTTGTGCGAGACAAAGTCCTGGGTCACGAGGTCGAAGCAAACGGACAACGTGGATCGATCGTCGACCGGCTGGATCCGTATGCCCTGGCATAGATTGAAGTGTTGCGACACCCATGACTACTGTAACGCCGATCACCACGTGAATGTGTCCACGTGGATCGACGACGAGGAGGGGCCGTTTACCGTGGAGCCCACCTTAGACCATGCCG ATACTCTTAGCGGAATGTCGTCGATTCAGTCCGATCAAGGACCGATCGCTGGAGGCCGGAAATCATCGGATCATTTCCTTCAGAGCCGAGTGAAACCTCTTCACGTGGCTGCGGTGGTATTGGCGATCGCTGCTCTGATATCGGTCCTAGCCGCCTGCTACGTTATCACAAG GTTCCTGAAAGCGAACCCTTATACCATTACCAACATGGAGTAA